Part of the Scyliorhinus torazame isolate Kashiwa2021f chromosome 20, sScyTor2.1, whole genome shotgun sequence genome, ctctcaaaccctgctctctgccatctccgaaaccccccatccaaccttcccggtacaaaccgatggttattgccgattggagcccagaccgatgctccctcctctctcatgtgcttcctccactgctcccagattttcagggccgccaccaccaccgggcttgtggagtatcgggccgacgagaacagcagaggtgccgttaccaatgccctcaaacttgtgtccttgcatgacgccgcctctactcgctcccataccgaccccgcccccactacccacttcctaatcatggctatatttgctgcccagtatagttgctaaagttcagcagcgctaacccaccctccccccagccacgCTTCAGCAACAGTTTCTTTACTCGCGGAGTTTTACCCGCTCACACAAAACCTGAAATTACCTTGTTTGCACGTTTGAAAAAGgaccttgggataaagatggggaggcactgaaaaacaaacacaaaTCTCGGGAGGAcaatcattttcacggtctgtactctccctgccagtgacagcgggagcatgtcccacgttCGAACGTCCTCCTTCATCTGTTctactagccgggtcaaatttagtttatgCAACAGCCCCCACTcccatgccacctggattcccaaataacgaaagctccctcccaccactctaaacagcagctctcccaatctcctctcctgcccccttgcttgGATCGTAAACATCTCGCTttcccccatattcaatttgtaccccgaaaaccggccaaattcccctaaaatcctcataCTCTCTCCTATCCCTctaacgggtcggaaatatacaggaggaGGTCGTcggcatatagcgagaccctgtgttctaccCCCCCCTTCGGACTAACCCCTTCCAGTCCCTCGacactctcagcgccatcgccaatggctctatggccaaagcgaacagcagtggggagaggatgcatcgctgcccagtcccccagtgcaatttaaaatactccattgttcggacactcgccatcggtgcctggtacaacaaccaGACCCAATCAattaagccctgcccaaacccgaaatgCCCCAAAACCTCCCAaaaatagttccattccacccggtcgaaggccttttctgcgtccaatcTGATCACTATTAACAATATATTGATAATGTGTTTTCCAGGCTTCTCAAATCTGCCAGAAACTGTGTCACCATCTTGTTTGTGTCAAGCTTCCCCAGTACACAGTATatctttaattttaatttactctaCATTTTTTTAATGCTCTCTTTTATTGCTTTGAGGCATTATTTAATGTCTCCACAGCCCCCAGTGGGTAGAGAGGATGAGATTTTCTGCCTTCAAATCTATTATTAAAAGTTCTATCATGCCTGAATTGACCCCATTCATCAAAATATTTGGTGATGTCAGTGAAGGGAAGTGGAAGCTGCACCGAATCCTTGTGGTGTCGAAATTATGTTAACAGCAGTGTGTGTGCCCCCTACAACCTTTCGAGATTATGGCacccctctaattctggcctcttgtgcataccTGACTTAAAAAGCACCTCCATTGGTGGATGCCGTCAGCTGCCAGGGTCCTTCTGCACTGAGCCTTTTCACTTTTCTACTTATTCTTCTTTAAGATGCTTCTTTACTGTTTGGTCATCTATTCTAACATTCccttatgtggctcggtgtcaaaCGTCATATAATGCTCCGTTGAAGCATTGTGGGATATTTATCGAAATGTAGGGTGCTGTATGAATGCAATTGTGACAATAGTTTGGTCATCTAGAGAGTCACATTATTTGTATTTGTACAACAGATTGTAATACCTTTTTTACCTTAATAAACTGAAATATATATCTTATATGTTTTTAAGAATAAAAATGTGGTATTGGTTTGTCATAAAATGTTTGGAACTCGTCTTCTCTGCCTCTCATGGCTCTTGAGAATTTTGTCAGGTATAATGTTAACAGCATATTTCCACTCAGGAGGATGGAACATGGTTATCCATAAAAAAATTCATTTGGAAGTAAATCAATATCTACAAAATAATCAATGTCTGGGAATGAATATCAAATAGCAATCTCTTGCAGGGCTTTGGATGATATCAGGTTTGAGAATGTCATCATTTTTTCAATGCTGCTAAGATTGTTTGTTGTCTGATGTAATGCCGGTCATACCTGACAGACAGGATAAGTGTGGGTTGGCAGAGTTTTATGCATGGTAACAAAGACTAACAGTGAGTTACCGACACTGAGGTGCACATTGGTCGTGGAAAACTCCAGGTGTTCTGACACCGATCGGAAGTGAATGAAAGAAAGGAATGTTTGGTAATCATACCAAATTCTGTGAGCAGTTGACAGATTTCAGAGAGGTAAACAACATTTGAGGACACCTGAACAAACCCAGCAACTGGGCTACGGAATGATAGAGAAACTGTTCAAACAAGGAAAAGATGTTGGATGAGCTTTGTTGGTTCTGTTTAGATGCAAGTGTAGCGTAATGTACATTGGGACAGAAAACAACAAGTCGCATGCACAATGAAAGGATATTATTCATCTTATTGTGAAATTTGTCAGTCAATCTAAAGCTATGAACAACAATGCTCATTGAATGCAGTTGGCCTCCTGAGGGAATTTAACCATAAGTTGAAAAGGTTACTGTAACTTCATGAAGGCCACTGGTGAGGACAGATTTGGAATATTGTACAAGTTTTTTAATGCATTGGAAATGCCGAAGAACATGGTGGCATCTGTAATGCAAGTCAGGGGACGTTGGTGATGGTGGACAGCGAACCAAGGTTACATTGTGGAAAAGTGGAGGGATCGATGTTCTGTGGTTTGCTTTTTTTACAATATTTCTGCAGCTTTTTCTCAAGATTTTATTAGCTGAATAGTTTGCGGTCAAGTGAATTATATATGGGCAAAGAAGAGAGTTGGATTTTCTTGATCCAATTTTTGTTTAAATTCAGACAGCAGCAGATGGAACTGATCTTAATATTTTAGCTTTTTTCATAATATATTTAGATTTTTCTTCTCGCAAAACAATCAGCTCCTTTACAATTTTCACATTATTTCTTGACAAAGTGACTACAACAGGGTTGTCAAACTTCTGGGTTTGCAGCTTTATGGTGTGGACTGGCTCATGTCACATTGCATGTATTTTTTGTTATTTTAGGCAAGCAGGAAAGCAGCTCGAGGGAAAGCTTCATCCAAACAGAACCAAAGAAGCTCATCCAATGTCTTCTCCATGTTTGAACAATCCCAAATTCAGGAGTTCAAAGAGGTGAGGAGGTCATACAATGTTATATTATTATTTTGTGATCTTTTGATAAAGAGCCAGGAACTCCTTCGGCGATCACTTGCTAATGTGTTCTGTGGGTCCTTGAGTGGCGGATGAACCTGATCTGAGAGCCATATCTTtgtccgcacacttggcaggtattTCCGAGAGGTGAGGTTGGTCCTTGGACcttagatcactggtattcctttctcaggctccttttctgggcctcctttTGATGTCAGGTGTTCTCAAAGTATTGTGTCCCTTCGATCAGGAGGTTGCTCCAGGTAGGTATCTtcagagcaagggtctcccaggcattgaggtccatgttgcatttcttgagggtgtctttgaagcactaCCTTTGTCCTCTTGTtcagagccttccttgagctgggtgaagaagatttgctttggtagtTGGGACTCTGATATCCTAAGCCCATggctggcccagcggagttggtttcggataaTTGTGGCTTCGATGCCGGTGCTCTTAGTTCCTTCAATAAGGTTGATGTTAATACgcttgtcctcccagctgatgtggagaatccatctcagacagtgttgatggtacctctccagggccttgagctgGCATCTAGTCCAAGCCGTATAGAAAAGTTGGGAGGACGACTGCCTTGTacatgaggatcttggtgtcagcatgaaTGTTGGGGTCATAAAAGACTCTTGACCTTAGAAGTCTGAGTGAGTCTCTCGTGGCTTTGGTAAGATGTTGGATCTCCGCATGAGAGTTTTTCCTTTGATCTTGATGGAGGCAGAAACCGGATCTCGCCCTGGGGCAGGTTTTTAAAGGACTTGAGTATTCTTGAGATTGAGGTTGAGACCAATTCTTCGGTATACTTTCGTGAAGGTGTCCAGCATGGCATGGAGATTCTCTTCTGGGtgagtggagatggcgatgtcatctGCATACTTAAGTCACACGAGTGATGTCAGtattgttttcttcttggatttcaaccggttgaggttgaaaggttttctGTCCATCCTGTACACAATGTCCACTCCACTGAGAAGCTTttacttgacaaggtgaaggatggtggcgatgaagatggagaaaagggtgggggcaaTGGCACATTCCAGCTTGACTACAGCCTTGACCTCAAAGATTTCTGTCTTATTTCTGTCAGTGAGGACTGTCGCTGACAACTTGTCGTGGAGAAGTCAGAGTATGTTGGTGAGTTTCTCTGGAGATCCAGTCTTTAACAGAGTCCTCCACGGCCCTTCTGGATTAACTGAGTCAAAAGCTTTGACAGATCAATGAacgccatgtagagtggttgatgttgttCCTGGCATCTCTCTTGACGTTgttgagcagtgaaaatcatgtccgctggCCCATGGTTTGGTTGGACGCCTGACTGGCTTTactgaaggatttcttcagagactgtgcGAAGACTGCTGCCGAGGGTTCGGGTGATGATCTTCATCGCGATGGAGAGTAGGACGATTCCTTGGAAGTTCCCACAGtccactttgtctcctttcttgaaggtggTGATGATGATGGCATCCCTGAGGACGGGAAGAATtttttctctgtcccagatttggaGGAAGAGCAGATAATGGATGATCTTtcctcctccaagtttgaaaatctctgctGGGATCCCATCCACGTTTTTCCATTATTCACATGTTTAATGGCGACTTCAACTTCATCCACGCTTGGTGGGAGTCGAGGATCATCTTTGCTGGCAGATTTCTTCAACTACGTCCTCATCTATGGCTGTATCATGGTTTCGGAGTTGTTTCACATGTTCTCTCTATCGAAGGCTGATGTTTTGTCTGTCTCTGAAGAGGGTTCCATGCTCACTCCATACCAGTTTGAAACCTAGGGTGTTGGGttcatatattgccttggtggcactgaagaagccccgGGTTTGTGCTCGTCAGTGAGGAATTTCAGCTTcatagctttctcagtccaccattggttcttgattttcctggttcttctttgtacctctgccTTGGCTGATtaatgagctctcctctttgccttgctggttctGTTGTTTTGTCAGGTGCAGTGAGCTTTCTTCCTTGTTGATGAGctcttggatggtgtggtcattcCCATTGAACCAATCTTGgtgtttcatagaatcagagaactgGCCTTGTAACCAATGATTTCTTCACAACCCGTGATCATGGCTGTCTTCAGCTTTTTTCTGTTTTCCCGTACTCCATTAGAATGAACGCTTTGGAGATTTCAGAGAAAATATTGTTGGAAGTTCACGAGCAGGCTTGGCTCTTGAAGCCACTCAATGTTGATCATTTTTCTGGACTGTTTCTTCATCCTCCagtgcttctggtggagtttgatggatgtAGAGGAGTGGATGAGCTGGTGGTCATTGTAGCAatcatctgcactggtcatcgctTTGGTAATGAGGGCATCCTTTTTGTCTCGAGATCAGACAATGATGAAATCATGCATgactccaggaagtcttgaacttgctCTTTTGGCAGAACAGTGTGTTAGTGATATCAAGCTTGTGATTTGCacatttggtgagcaggagaacccTGTTGGAATTGGAGTTCCCAGCTCCTTCCTTTCTGATGGTTCCTTTCCAGAATTGGGAGTCCTTTCCCACCCTGGCGTTGACATCCCCAAGGAGGCTGATCTTATCTTCCTTATGTTGGATCgtatggtgtccagggtggagtagaagccttctttggactcatcattggcatcatGGGTTGGGGTGCAGGCACTCATGACCGTTGCCTGCTTGTTGTAGACCAAGGGTAATGGGGAGCTTGTTGATACCGACCGGGAGCTCTGAGAGTCAGTTGGTGAGTTCATTCTTGATAGCAAATCCAATTCCATGCGTCCTGGGATGATCCTTGGGATTCCCTCTCCAGAAGAAGTTGTAACCACTGCTATCTTCCCTCAACTGCCCTTTGCCTACTCTTGCAGAGCAGCAACATCAATGCTAACTTGCCTGCGTTCAcgggcaacaagggcagttctccatTCTGACCGATTGGTTTGCTCACTATCCATGAGGGTTCATCGATTCCAGATTCCGAAATTGAGTTTAATTTTGATTTTCTGACTGCAGGTGGATGAGGAGTTCAAAGAGGTAAGAAATCTGTGCACTGTTATATTATTATTTCATTAGTAAAGAGCCAGGAACTAATTGTATGTGAATATATATCCCAGAATACCATATTCACGGCTGCACTGCAGTCATGTGCCAAGTAACAGTATATCATTCGACCAGCCACTTTGAGAGCAACAAGAAATAAGCTCAATGAAGCTGCAGCATTTTGAGTCTAAAGTAGCATTATTTCTAACTTATAGGAATCAGAAGACATAATGTATACTTAGCTAAAAGTTTGGGTTTTTCAAATTTCCCTCAATCTTTCTGGGGGGTTTTCTTGCTCTTTTATTGACACCCACTTTGTATATCTTAATGTTTACATCCAATTTATGCTCAAGAAACCAAAATGAAATAATGTTTGCCGTCTGTATTAACAACCGTtaaatgaggcagcacggtggcacagtggttagcattgctgcctcacagctccagggccccagttcaattccggccttgggtgactgtcacagtacaaagatatgcagattaggtggattggccatgctgaattgttcctttaaaaaaaaacaaccatTAAACTGATTATGGTTAATTTTGACTTCAGACAACACAACATTGGTTCAGACACCCATTAAACACCTTTGCCAATCTTTATTCTCAGTGAAGTTAGAAGATATGTTTAACAGGTGTTCAAGCAAAAGTCATGTGCTTTGCACTTTTGTCAGAAATCAAAATTGCCTCAGCCCAGTCTTAAAATTAATTTTTGGCAGTTTAGACAAAAATACAGGAACATTCAAATGGCTATCACACTATTGCTTCATTTGAAACGCACAAGAGACATGTGCTTTAGCTCCAATTAGCTTGTTTAAAATTGGGGAGAAATCAACTTAATGGGAGATGATCAGCACAAAAATAAAGATTTGAATGTACTTAGGATGtacttagcacagtggttagcactgttccttcacagcgccaggaatccgggttcaattctcggcttgtctGTGGGAGtctgcgttctccccatgtctgcgtgggtttccttcgggtgctccggtttcctgccacaagtcccgaaagatgggcttgttaggtgaattccctaacaggcgccatagtgtggcgactagggcattttcacagtaacttcaatgcagtgttaatgtaagcctatttgtgacaataatattgATTATTATTCTTTTTGTTGCAGTGTATGCAGGGAGGGAAGGGTTTATTTCCTGCTGCCGTGGTTGGTTTGTGCATTTCTGGTTCTGTTTATGTTGCAAATGCCTTCAATAAACAGTTTTTTCAACCAAAAAAATTATATATCAGGGTGCAATTGCACTCAGATTACTAAATTGTGGTTGCCGTAAGACAGGTAGGACACAACAGCTGTTGAGAAATATACAGGAGAGCAACCTGAATGATTGAGATGATAGAGTAATAGCATTTATGAAAATTGGGAATGTTCTCACAAAGCATATATTTATAGAACATCCTAAGGTGCTTTGTGTTGATAGAGTCCAAGGCAGGTGACAAAGTCATAACCAATACTCAGAGCTTTTCTTGACTGTGAGAACTTAATGACATGGTTAGTCCTCCAGCTTTTTTATCACACAGCCAGCGTCCCAGCTGTCCACTATTTTTCTGTGATCAAGTACTTATGccataaacaggggctgtttagtacagggctaaatcgctggctttgaaagcagaccaaggcaggccagcagcacggttcaattcccgtaacagcctccccgaacaggcgccggaatgtggcgactaggggcttttcacagtaacttcattgacgcctacttgtgacaataagcgattttcgttcatttcatttcatttgcctgTGTATCTTACCAATATAATGAACATACCAAAAACATTTCAAAGAAGCATTATAGACCAAAATATGATATTGAGCCATGTGAGGAAATtgaaggtcagatgaccaaaagcttaatgaaggaggtgtgggcctaggaagggtgctctttcggagggtcgggtcagactcaatgggttgaatggtctcctcctgcactgtggtgACCTATGAGCACAGCCCAGCAGCCCTCCATTGTCAGCAGCACAAATGGAAGTGGCCTGTCAAAACCCAAGAGAGAGGCTTTGAATTGCTGAGGAACCCAGACCACCGATGAATGAGGGGAGGATGGGGATCTCAGAGCGAGGGTGACTGGCTGGTGGTGACCATCTGGGGCCGAGGGGGTTGGAAAAAGGGAGGGGTTGGTTTTCAGCAGGCCCCCCTCCCTATCTTTACTGACGCTGGATCCCTCAATCAGGCACTTGAGTGACAGTGAACAAGGGACCCAACTGGAAGGCTGCAAGCAAATCAACAGGGTTTCCTGTCGGTCCCCAATGGCAAATGCTGGATtttgatttgggtttattgtcatgtggaccgaggtacagtgaaaagtattgttctgtgtacagtacaggcagattgttccagacatgaaaaacataggacatacaaaaaATAATGCTGTGCAGATGAGTCCCTTAAGTGGGGATTCATTccccactcggggggggggggggggggggggggtgtctcaatAAGCATCCATGAGCTGTCTCTCCCTGGAAttaattgggtggaagtgaggagaTGGCGGGTACTTACCCTGCACCCTGCTGTTTGATCAAATCCCACCTCCAAACTTGTTTCCATGATCTTCTGAAGGGCGTCCCCCTCTCCCCGATCTCTTCAGCCTCCCTGCGATCTTTCCTCCTCTTCGGAATGCTTCCTAGCTGTGGCCTACTGCTGCAGGCCTATTCACCTTATTGCCTCTCAACTTGGCATGATAATGATCCTTCCACAGGTTCACCGACGGAAACCTTGTTATGAGACCTTGTTGGGAAATGGATCAAAAATAGTAACAAGGCGCTGAATGACTTTGGGACCACTAAACTGTCTACTGTCCCAATaatcctcatctctctgtaaatattGGAGCCATTATTTCAGTGAGCGGTAGGCAAATGGTATGGGATATGGTGAAAGTAATTACCATTGATGTGGTAAAATGCACATTAAATACATTTCCTTCAGAAAACAGCACTTTGGGGTACAATATTTGATTAATTTGCGACATGACATGTGATAAGTGCAGCATGCCTGGCACCAAATGGTGTCTCCACCAGTGGAATCTTATGTCTGGCTCGAGTCTGCAGTCAACAAATCCATTACTATTGTATTGTGCACTATTGGGACCCGACAAGTAACCTTGGGCGTTCGCTGCTCCAGGATTCCCACCCTGATGTATCCATATCTGCCTCCTGTTCCCTCTGGTTTCTAACTGTAGCCTCTGGCCAGCATGATTTTCATGTCCAGGCAGCTACTTGCTGCCGACATCCTGGCTGTTTTGGTCAGGAGGTTGACAAACAGCATGCAAATGACTTCTTATCTGCGGGTGACAGCAGGCAGAAATGGCCAATTTTCATAATCAGATTTTACCTACATATACCTTGGGGGCTTCCTCAAACAAAATGGACAGTAGACGTGCTTTCTTCCCTGGTTGACATCTGCTGAAAATTGACTGGGAATTAAAACTGGGTCCATAATTTCACACAATGAGCTCAGCAGGGGTGAAGCCGGAAGTTACGAGGGCGAAGATTACTCACAATGGAAGAGTTTGGACTCGCTGTTTTAtcagcagagtaaggatgaacTGCATTTACAGAAGAATTAATTTTGGAGGCACATACGCACACAAGAGTAACACGAATCCTCTGCAGTGTAGACTGCATTGGAAAGGTAATCTGATGAGTGGTGAAGAACACCAAATCAGCTCGTGCAATTAATGATTAAAACTCTGTCATGGATTTACAGGCATTCGGTTGCATTGATCAGAACCGTGATGGAATAATTAGTAAACAGGACCTGAAGGAGACCTTTGTGCAGCTGGGTGAGTAAACAGGTCTGTTAATTCTTGCTGGTAGTTTCCAGACATTCACAATCCGTATAATTTCAGTATTAAAGCATTTACTGAGATCAGCTATGCCTGGCATTTAACCGTAGGATCGGAAAGGCTGCCTTTGGAAAGGAATGTTAGAATTGGTCTGTGGTACTTGTATGACTGGTGTTAACTGGTTTCTGCCTCCATAGACCAATTAGATTGCTCAAGGAAGACACTcagccatttaaaaaatatatagaaatAGGGAGATTATATGAATATTAATCTGTACAAATATATTTGTAGGTAAATTGAATACGAAGGATGAAGAATTGGAGGAAATGTTGAAAGAGGGGAAGGGGCCCATGAATTTCACTGTGTTCCTCAGTCTCTTTGGAGAAAAACTGAATGGTAAGAACATGGCAACAATCTTACAACGGCTGGTCATTCATCGACCTTATTTACATAGTTAATGGATCCCAATTCTCAGAACTGCCTTCCTCTTGTAATAGTGGAAAGATTTCTTACTGCTTGTTTTGTATCCGCTTTACACAGTGGTGATGGTTGCTGTGCTGTCATGAGGTCCATAGTTGGGGTAGGTGCTCTTGCCTCTGAGTCTGAAGTCGTGGGTTTGAGTCCCAGTACAGGCACTTGataacaaaatctaggctgacactcaaaTGCAGTCCTGAGGGAACTGCACTTTTCGATGTGTCATCATTCGGATGAGATATTAAATCAAGGTCCgtgctctctcaggtggacataaaagattccatggcatcaTTTTGAataagagcaggagagttctcaCCTGTGATGCGACCAATATTTGCCCCTCAACCAGCATCACTGAGACAGATAACCTGGTCATTATTACATGATGGTTTGTGGGATCATGCTGTGTGCATATTGGCTGCCAAATTTCCCACATTGCATTgcagtgactacacatcaaaagcacttcattggctgtaaaatattTTGGGCACATCCTTTGGTGTGCAGATGCAAGTTTTTATTTTTCAATCAATACTTACAACAGAGGTGCTAATAAGATCTGTTGCGAGCCAGAGCAATCAATTTGCAGCTTATTTTATCTCTACTGCAGGATCCGACCCAGAAGAAACCATTTTGAACGCCTTCAAATTGTTTGATCCCCAAGGAACAGGGCATGTCAACAAGGATGAGTGAGTAACAAAGCCATTGAAACAGCAAGCCAAGAAAACCTTTCAGGAGGATAAGCAGCTGATAGCTGCTCCCAAAATAGCGTGTGAATTAGCTTTATATAGGACATTTACTGATAGTGTGTTCTTAATCCAAACATCATAGTTGCTTCTTTCTCTTGGTTGTCTTACACCTT contains:
- the myl7 gene encoding myosin regulatory light chain 2, atrial isoform, whose amino-acid sequence is MTWSIDICIQQQEHKMASRKAARGKASSKQNQRSSSNVFSMFEQSQIQEFKEAFGCIDQNRDGIISKQDLKETFVQLGKLNTKDEELEEMLKEGKGPMNFTVFLSLFGEKLNGSDPEETILNAFKLFDPQGTGHVNKDEFKTLLMSQADKFSAEEVQQMFAVTPIDVAGNIDYKSLCYIITHGDEKEEA